One window of the Rufibacter radiotolerans genome contains the following:
- a CDS encoding alpha amylase family protein, with product MSKYSSAVLVFLAITMSMCGKPQATSSLDSAAADKKNKNRNLLYFDATANFKRFSFQDSIRYYLVKSKDAGVTDVVVDVKPISGEVLYPSKIAPVMNEWAGFTKTEKFDLLTAFIQEAHQLGMTVHASTNIFVAGHNHFNRGPVYADPAKKNWQSLNYTPQGMTPITQIKTKYSAMVNPALPEVQQYELSILKELVTRYPKLDGVILDRVRYDGLESDFSQASRQAFEKHLGRPVAKFPADIYTYSKDEKPVRVPGPLFKQWVEWRAKVIYDFVYQARTELKKINPKLIFGDYTGSWYPTYYEVGVNWASKEYDPSATYDWATPTYKNYGYAEALDLYTTGSYYFEVEKKEAKNINVTTVNRTEAGQGKGTEDWYTVEGSAEMAMKITKGKVPVYAGVYVDQYKGHSEQFVKALKMCRAKSDGAMVFDIVHVINEGWWKELKRGLTE from the coding sequence ATGAGCAAATATTCTTCAGCGGTTCTGGTGTTTCTGGCGATAACTATGAGCATGTGCGGAAAGCCCCAGGCTACGTCTTCTTTGGATAGCGCTGCGGCTGACAAAAAAAATAAAAACCGCAACCTGCTGTACTTTGACGCCACCGCCAATTTCAAACGGTTCTCCTTCCAGGACTCTATCCGGTATTACCTGGTGAAGTCTAAAGACGCGGGCGTGACTGATGTGGTGGTAGACGTGAAGCCTATCTCGGGAGAGGTGCTGTACCCCAGCAAGATTGCCCCGGTCATGAACGAGTGGGCCGGCTTTACCAAAACCGAGAAATTTGACCTGCTCACCGCTTTCATCCAGGAGGCGCACCAACTGGGCATGACCGTGCACGCCTCCACCAATATCTTCGTGGCGGGCCACAACCATTTCAACCGCGGGCCGGTGTACGCAGACCCGGCCAAGAAAAACTGGCAGTCGCTCAACTACACGCCGCAGGGCATGACGCCCATCACCCAGATCAAAACCAAGTACTCTGCAATGGTGAACCCGGCCCTGCCTGAGGTGCAGCAGTATGAGTTGTCTATCTTAAAGGAACTAGTGACGCGCTACCCCAAACTGGACGGCGTGATCCTGGACCGTGTGCGCTATGACGGCCTGGAGTCAGATTTCTCCCAGGCCTCAAGACAGGCGTTTGAGAAGCACCTGGGCAGACCGGTGGCTAAATTTCCGGCAGACATTTACACCTATTCCAAAGACGAGAAGCCGGTGCGCGTGCCGGGCCCGCTGTTCAAGCAATGGGTAGAGTGGCGCGCCAAGGTAATCTATGACTTTGTGTACCAGGCCCGTACCGAACTGAAGAAAATCAACCCCAAGCTCATCTTCGGGGATTATACCGGCTCCTGGTACCCCACTTATTATGAGGTGGGCGTGAACTGGGCCAGCAAAGAATATGACCCTTCGGCCACCTATGATTGGGCCACGCCCACCTACAAAAACTACGGCTACGCCGAAGCTCTGGACCTGTACACCACGGGCAGCTATTATTTTGAGGTAGAGAAGAAAGAAGCCAAAAACATAAATGTAACCACGGTGAACCGCACGGAGGCGGGGCAGGGCAAAGGCACCGAAGACTGGTACACCGTGGAAGGCTCCGCGGAGATGGCCATGAAGATCACCAAGGGCAAAGTGCCGGTCTACGCCGGAGTGTATGTAGACCAGTACAAAGGCCACTCCGAGCAGTTTGTGAAAGCCCTGAAAATGTGCCGCGCCAAATCAGACGGGGCCATGGTCTTTGACATTGTGCACGTGATCAATGAGGGCTGGTGGAAAGAGCTGAAACGAGGCCTCACGGAATAA
- a CDS encoding GH92 family glycosyl hydrolase — protein MKIKTGAFGVMLSLGLAAGCALQKQGEPGKATAGVDKVDPFVGTGGHGHTYPGAVVPFGMVQVSPDNGTEGWDWCSGYHYSDSLIAGFSQTHLSGTGIGDLCDVSFMPQYLPDLARNPRQKFSHANESAEPGFYTVTLNNKINVALTATERVGLHQYQFPADSAKGVVLDLGFRINWDKPTETRITVVNDTLVTGMRRSTGWARKQWVYFAAVFSEPIQKTQLLDSVKTKAGKEVHGVKAKALFTFAKGPKPLLLKVGISNASTEGALQNIRQELPGWDFKRVARQARNQWAQEMGKIQASFIEPGMDTIFYSALYHTALAPSLFSDVKGQYKGFRDTVTTVPFQRYTVFSLWDTFRATHPLFTITQPDRVPDMLNSLLQGYKEHGLLPVWELSGNEANTMTGYHAVPVLADALMKGYLPEKANEIYAAMEASAAQNVRGTDFYRTYGYIPADKDGWSVTKTLEYAYDDWCIAQVAKKLNKPQDYQKYMKRAASYKALFDKQTRFMRGKNANGSWVSPFDPFHSEHGFDGIYIEGTAWQHSWIVPHDVQGLINLFGSDASFIQHLDSTFNVTSKMTGPNVSPDISGLIGQYAHGNEPSHHIAYLYNYAGKPWKTQEKVRQIMTTMYSSKPDGLAGNEDCGQMSAWYVFSAMGFYPVNPADGNYVLGSPLVTQARIEVGPNKYFEVEAKNNSTRNLYVQAVSLNGKALERSYITHQEVMQGGKLTFVMGDTPNQKWATAPAQSPPSMTGR, from the coding sequence ATGAAGATAAAAACAGGAGCATTTGGGGTAATGTTGTCATTGGGCCTGGCGGCGGGGTGTGCCCTCCAGAAACAGGGAGAGCCCGGGAAGGCAACGGCTGGTGTAGACAAGGTTGATCCTTTTGTGGGCACCGGCGGCCACGGCCATACGTACCCGGGGGCGGTGGTCCCCTTCGGGATGGTGCAGGTGAGCCCAGACAACGGCACGGAAGGGTGGGACTGGTGCTCCGGGTACCATTATTCAGACAGCCTGATTGCCGGCTTCAGCCAGACGCATTTAAGTGGCACCGGCATTGGCGACCTCTGCGATGTTTCCTTTATGCCGCAGTACCTGCCTGACTTGGCCAGGAACCCGCGCCAGAAGTTCAGCCATGCAAATGAATCGGCGGAGCCCGGGTTTTATACCGTTACGCTAAACAATAAAATCAACGTAGCGCTTACCGCCACGGAGCGGGTGGGCCTGCACCAATACCAGTTCCCCGCCGACTCGGCCAAAGGCGTAGTGCTGGATCTGGGCTTCAGGATTAACTGGGACAAACCCACGGAAACCCGCATTACCGTGGTGAATGACACGCTGGTGACCGGTATGCGCCGGTCTACCGGTTGGGCCCGCAAGCAGTGGGTGTATTTTGCCGCCGTTTTCTCAGAGCCTATACAGAAGACGCAACTACTGGATAGCGTGAAAACCAAGGCCGGCAAGGAGGTACACGGCGTAAAAGCCAAAGCCTTGTTCACTTTTGCCAAAGGGCCCAAACCGCTGCTGCTGAAGGTGGGTATCTCCAACGCCAGCACTGAAGGGGCTTTGCAGAACATCCGGCAGGAACTGCCCGGGTGGGATTTCAAACGGGTGGCGCGGCAGGCCAGAAACCAGTGGGCCCAGGAAATGGGCAAGATTCAGGCCTCCTTTATTGAGCCCGGCATGGATACCATTTTCTACTCGGCCTTGTACCACACCGCCCTGGCACCTAGCCTGTTCTCAGACGTGAAAGGCCAGTACAAAGGCTTCCGGGATACGGTGACCACCGTGCCGTTTCAGCGCTACACCGTTTTCTCTCTTTGGGATACGTTCCGGGCTACCCACCCGCTGTTCACCATCACGCAGCCAGACCGAGTGCCTGATATGCTGAATTCCCTGCTGCAGGGCTACAAAGAGCACGGGCTGTTGCCAGTTTGGGAGCTTTCGGGCAATGAGGCTAATACTATGACCGGCTACCACGCCGTGCCCGTGCTCGCCGATGCCCTCATGAAAGGCTACCTGCCCGAGAAAGCAAATGAGATTTACGCGGCCATGGAAGCGAGCGCGGCCCAAAACGTGCGCGGCACAGATTTCTACCGCACCTACGGCTATATTCCCGCTGACAAAGACGGCTGGTCGGTGACCAAGACCCTGGAGTATGCCTATGACGACTGGTGCATTGCCCAGGTGGCCAAAAAACTGAACAAGCCCCAGGATTACCAGAAGTACATGAAGCGCGCTGCCTCCTACAAGGCTTTGTTTGACAAGCAGACCAGGTTTATGCGCGGCAAGAACGCCAACGGCAGTTGGGTGTCTCCCTTTGATCCTTTCCACTCTGAGCACGGTTTTGACGGTATTTACATTGAAGGTACCGCCTGGCAGCACAGCTGGATTGTACCCCATGACGTGCAGGGGCTTATCAATCTGTTTGGGTCAGATGCCAGCTTTATTCAGCACCTGGATTCCACGTTTAACGTCACCTCTAAAATGACCGGCCCCAACGTGTCCCCGGATATCTCTGGGTTGATTGGCCAGTACGCGCACGGCAACGAGCCCAGTCACCATATTGCCTACCTCTACAACTACGCGGGCAAGCCCTGGAAAACCCAGGAGAAGGTGCGCCAGATCATGACCACCATGTACAGCAGTAAACCAGACGGTTTGGCGGGCAACGAAGACTGCGGGCAGATGAGCGCCTGGTACGTGTTCAGTGCCATGGGTTTCTACCCGGTGAACCCCGCAGACGGAAACTATGTGCTGGGCAGTCCCCTGGTGACACAGGCCCGCATTGAGGTAGGTCCCAACAAATACTTTGAGGTAGAGGCCAAGAACAATAGCACCAGGAACCTTTATGTGCAAGCCGTAAGCCTCAACGGCAAGGCTTTGGAGCGTTCCTACATTACCCACCAGGAGGTGATGCAGGGCGGCAAGCTGACCTTTGTGATGGGTGATACCCCTAATCAGAAGTGGGCCACGGCTCCCGCCCAAAGTCCGCCTTCCATGACCGGGAGGTAG
- a CDS encoding glycoside hydrolase family 10 protein — protein sequence MPYSSIKKLCAIFLFVGGLLLIGGCSVSKPTATVPVKTGIRGVWLTNVVSDALYSRENIKEAVELCHELGFNTIFVVTLNEAQTMYQSEVMQKLTGQSIAPAFAGRDPLQELIEEAKKKDIKVFAWFEFGFAASINDSTGGILLQKKPEWASRDKAGKITAKNNFQWMNAFHPEVQGFVKDLVLEVVKKYDVDGIQGDDRLPALPSNGGYDPYTVNLYKSEHSGKAPPAYEKDYEWVKWRSGKLNLFLKDLVTEVRKAKPDVIISMAPSIYPWAEENYLQDWPAWLNMGLVDLVIPQVYRYGFAPYQNEMNKVLSQQLGNFNPEGFYPGVLLQVDDYTASPELLTQMVNYNRAHGINGEVYFFYEGLKKRKEFFKALYKDRVQFPDFRKQKQ from the coding sequence ATGCCGTATTCCTCTATCAAAAAGCTATGTGCCATTTTCCTCTTTGTAGGTGGACTGTTACTAATTGGCGGCTGTTCGGTTTCTAAACCCACGGCTACAGTTCCGGTAAAAACGGGCATCAGGGGCGTGTGGCTCACCAACGTGGTCAGTGACGCGCTTTATTCCCGGGAGAACATAAAAGAGGCGGTGGAACTGTGCCATGAACTGGGCTTCAACACTATTTTTGTAGTGACCCTGAATGAGGCCCAGACCATGTACCAGAGTGAGGTAATGCAAAAACTCACCGGCCAGTCCATTGCTCCCGCCTTTGCCGGTCGTGACCCGCTGCAGGAACTGATAGAAGAAGCTAAAAAGAAAGATATAAAGGTATTTGCCTGGTTTGAGTTTGGGTTTGCCGCCTCCATCAATGATTCTACGGGTGGGATTCTTCTGCAGAAAAAGCCGGAATGGGCCTCCAGAGACAAAGCAGGCAAGATCACGGCCAAGAACAACTTCCAGTGGATGAACGCTTTCCACCCCGAGGTGCAGGGCTTTGTGAAGGACCTGGTGCTGGAGGTAGTGAAAAAATATGACGTAGACGGCATCCAGGGCGATGACCGCCTGCCGGCCCTACCCAGCAACGGCGGGTACGACCCCTATACCGTGAACCTGTACAAATCTGAGCACAGCGGCAAGGCGCCCCCGGCCTATGAGAAAGACTATGAGTGGGTGAAATGGCGCTCCGGCAAACTGAACCTATTCCTCAAAGACCTGGTGACCGAGGTGCGGAAGGCCAAGCCAGACGTGATCATTTCCATGGCGCCCAGCATTTACCCTTGGGCCGAGGAAAATTACCTGCAGGACTGGCCCGCCTGGCTGAACATGGGCCTGGTAGACCTGGTGATTCCGCAGGTGTACCGCTATGGTTTTGCGCCTTACCAGAATGAGATGAACAAAGTCCTGAGCCAGCAATTGGGTAACTTCAACCCCGAAGGCTTTTACCCGGGTGTCTTGCTGCAGGTAGATGACTACACGGCCTCGCCGGAGTTGCTGACCCAGATGGTAAACTACAACCGGGCCCACGGCATTAATGGCGAAGTGTACTTTTTCTATGAGGGCCTCAAGAAGCGCAAAGAATTCTTCAAGGCGCTCTATAAAGACCGGGTGCAGTTCCCAGACTTCAGAAAGCAAAAACAGTAA
- a CDS encoding FAD-dependent oxidoreductase: MRQILSFFIIILVGFGSVAFKAQAQDVKTDLLIVGGGASGTTAGVQAARMGTKVLMIEETEWLGGMLTSAGVAAIDGNHQMPSGLWGEFRQKLYNYYGGPAAVETGWVSNTLFEPSVGNRLLKELANEKNLTIWYNTAWQDVKKHGKVWRVTVKNGKKKKVIEAKLIIDATELGDVMAKVGAKYDLGMDSRQETGEAYAPEKANDIVQDLTYVVVLKDYGKGTDKTIKKPAGYNPKEFDCACDVSDPAADGGPNKNCLQMMGYGRLPNNKYMINWPKCGNDIYLNIVEKTPAQRTEALKEAKLHTLRFLYYLQTELGFKNFGIAEDEFPTTDHLPMIPYHRESRRVKGLAQLAVHHVANPFDQKEAYYRTGIAVGDYTIDHHHLKNPAAPNIEFIKIKVPSYNVPLGSLIPQEVGGLIVAEKSIGVTNIVNGATRLQPVVLGLGQAAGALAAVALRNNVQPREVSIREVQQALLASKAFIMPYIDVKPQDPHFAALQRIGATGILKGTGVAYKWANQTWFYPERPISEHELASGLKTYYPEQLKTFQASGANLTLKTLGEMLTAVNPAVTYDTIVAQWPSLGITAPAAPATELNRRQAAVIVDRFLNPFSLPVDFKGHLKTQGVSLKTNEKL; this comes from the coding sequence ATGCGGCAAATACTATCTTTTTTTATCATCATCCTCGTGGGTTTTGGATCGGTGGCCTTCAAGGCGCAGGCCCAAGATGTTAAAACCGACCTTCTCATTGTAGGTGGCGGCGCTAGCGGTACTACGGCCGGGGTGCAGGCTGCCCGCATGGGCACCAAGGTTCTGATGATTGAAGAAACCGAGTGGCTGGGCGGCATGCTCACCTCGGCGGGTGTAGCCGCCATTGACGGAAACCACCAGATGCCTTCGGGGCTGTGGGGCGAGTTTAGGCAGAAGCTTTACAATTACTATGGCGGTCCGGCGGCCGTGGAGACCGGTTGGGTGAGCAATACCCTGTTTGAGCCTAGCGTGGGCAACCGCCTGCTCAAAGAACTGGCCAACGAAAAGAACCTCACCATTTGGTACAACACCGCCTGGCAAGACGTGAAAAAGCACGGCAAGGTCTGGCGGGTAACCGTGAAAAACGGCAAGAAGAAAAAAGTCATTGAAGCCAAGCTCATCATTGATGCCACAGAACTAGGAGACGTCATGGCCAAAGTCGGCGCCAAATATGACCTGGGTATGGACAGCCGCCAGGAGACCGGCGAGGCCTACGCGCCAGAAAAAGCCAACGATATTGTGCAGGACCTTACCTACGTGGTGGTTTTGAAAGACTACGGCAAAGGGACCGACAAGACCATCAAGAAACCTGCCGGCTACAACCCCAAGGAGTTTGACTGCGCCTGTGACGTGTCTGACCCAGCCGCCGACGGTGGCCCCAATAAGAACTGTCTGCAGATGATGGGGTACGGCAGGCTGCCCAATAACAAGTACATGATCAACTGGCCCAAGTGCGGCAATGACATCTACCTGAATATTGTGGAAAAGACCCCGGCCCAACGGACCGAGGCTCTGAAAGAAGCCAAACTTCATACGCTCCGGTTCCTGTATTACCTCCAGACCGAACTGGGTTTCAAGAATTTCGGCATAGCCGAGGATGAGTTCCCGACTACTGACCACCTGCCCATGATCCCGTACCACCGGGAGTCAAGGAGGGTGAAGGGACTGGCGCAACTGGCGGTGCACCATGTGGCCAACCCATTTGACCAGAAGGAAGCCTATTACCGCACCGGCATCGCCGTGGGCGACTACACCATTGACCACCACCACCTCAAGAACCCGGCTGCGCCCAACATTGAGTTCATCAAGATCAAGGTGCCCTCTTACAATGTGCCGCTGGGTTCCTTGATCCCGCAGGAGGTAGGCGGGCTGATTGTGGCGGAGAAAAGCATTGGCGTGACCAACATTGTGAACGGTGCTACCCGCCTGCAGCCTGTGGTACTGGGGCTGGGGCAAGCGGCCGGAGCTTTAGCTGCCGTGGCGCTCAGGAATAACGTGCAGCCGCGGGAAGTAAGCATACGGGAAGTGCAACAGGCCCTGCTGGCGTCCAAAGCCTTTATTATGCCTTACATTGACGTGAAACCGCAAGACCCGCACTTTGCCGCCTTGCAGCGCATAGGCGCCACGGGAATCTTGAAAGGCACCGGCGTGGCGTACAAGTGGGCCAACCAAACCTGGTTCTACCCAGAGCGCCCCATCAGTGAGCATGAACTGGCCTCCGGCCTGAAAACCTATTATCCAGAGCAACTAAAGACCTTTCAGGCGTCTGGCGCCAACCTTACCCTTAAAACCCTGGGCGAGATGCTCACCGCGGTGAACCCTGCTGTGACTTATGACACCATAGTGGCCCAGTGGCCTTCCTTAGGGATAACTGCCCCTGCCGCACCCGCTACGGAACTGAACAGACGGCAGGCCGCCGTGATTGTGGACCGGTTCCTGAATCCATTCAGTCTTCCGGTAGATTTCAAGGGGCATTTAAAGACGCAGGGAGTCTCCCTTAAAACCAACGAAAAGCTGTAG
- a CDS encoding ROK family transcriptional regulator: MTKNFFTDISSDTPTGVAYRNVNQKKKLISYFANTGNATIAELGKELNLSVPKITSLLNDLMQDGLVKDYGKVDSTGGRRPNLYGLAPDSGFFLGIDVKKFHINIGLTDFQKNLVSSFDKYPYRLTNNLESLEELCQIINKFIDDLPIPREKILGIGINLSGRINNQKGYSYSFFHFHEDPLSKIIESEVGITVFLENDSRAMAFGEFCSGVVKDEKDVLFLNLDYGIGMGIMINSQLYYGKSGYSGEFGHIPLFQNEIICKCGKKGCLETEGSGWALIEMFKEQLQAGASTLVTRENINLDDLKLEDIIKAIHNDDVLAIELISKIGENIGKGIALLINIFNPELVILGGSLASTGEFILLPIKSAIKKYSLSLVNNDTQLKISMLGEQAGVIGACLLARNRVLALEDI, encoded by the coding sequence ATGACTAAAAACTTTTTCACCGATATAAGCAGTGATACCCCTACTGGTGTTGCCTACAGAAACGTCAACCAAAAGAAGAAACTGATTTCTTACTTCGCCAATACCGGCAATGCCACCATTGCTGAGCTTGGCAAAGAACTAAACCTGAGCGTTCCTAAGATCACCAGCCTCCTGAATGACTTAATGCAGGACGGACTGGTGAAAGACTACGGCAAGGTAGACTCTACCGGGGGCCGCAGACCCAACCTTTATGGCCTGGCCCCAGACTCGGGCTTCTTCCTTGGCATTGACGTGAAGAAATTCCACATCAATATTGGCCTCACAGATTTCCAGAAAAACCTGGTGAGCAGCTTTGACAAATACCCCTACCGCTTAACCAACAACCTGGAGTCACTGGAGGAACTGTGCCAGATCATCAATAAATTCATTGATGATCTACCCATTCCCCGCGAAAAGATCCTGGGCATAGGCATTAACCTTTCTGGCCGCATCAATAACCAGAAAGGGTACAGCTACAGCTTTTTTCACTTCCATGAAGACCCGCTCAGCAAGATCATAGAGTCTGAGGTGGGCATCACAGTGTTTCTGGAGAATGACTCCCGGGCCATGGCCTTTGGCGAGTTCTGCTCTGGCGTGGTGAAAGACGAGAAAGACGTGTTGTTCCTGAACCTGGACTACGGCATAGGCATGGGCATCATGATCAACAGCCAGCTGTACTACGGCAAGTCTGGGTACTCAGGGGAGTTTGGGCACATTCCCCTTTTCCAGAACGAGATTATCTGCAAATGCGGCAAAAAAGGGTGTTTGGAAACGGAAGGTTCTGGCTGGGCCTTGATAGAGATGTTTAAGGAGCAACTCCAGGCGGGGGCCTCCACCCTGGTCACCCGGGAAAACATAAACCTGGATGACCTCAAGCTGGAGGACATTATCAAAGCCATCCACAATGATGATGTATTGGCCATTGAGCTTATCTCTAAAATTGGGGAGAACATTGGCAAAGGAATAGCCCTGCTCATCAACATCTTCAACCCTGAGTTGGTCATCCTGGGCGGAAGCCTCGCTTCTACCGGAGAATTTATCTTACTACCCATCAAGAGTGCCATCAAGAAATACTCCCTGAGCCTGGTGAACAATGACACCCAACTAAAGATCTCTATGCTGGGTGAACAGGCAGGGGTGATTGGCGCCTGCCTTTTGGCCCGTAATAGAGTATTGGCCTTAGAGGACATCTAA
- a CDS encoding phosphodiester glycosidase family protein — protein MTRKLRSVKSLLGMGALLLFTQPGFAQMTWTKPATLNSGLPASVEVFLSTTPIAAGVPTKAYYTLADLKDPNLELKAAYGGGTSSKTTTQFFTEEQREPAYVAVNGGFFGGNVSYSYLAQSSAVLAPNIKTLNRDLNGTSTPYYPTRGAFGILANNTPDVAWIYSIDASNTTYSYSVPSPNRLGEAPQPVPTATFPAGGALWRPSVGIGGSPVLVQNGAKMITDAEELIVIDNNSRRARTAIGYTADKKMILLVVEGGNPGVSDGATLSEVADIMVSLGAVEALNLDGGGSSTMVVKGATTIRPSDAGVERAMPSSLVLKQRAPEPKIYDTEMTEAFATRNGSWGETGNAGYYGTSKARIMAIGTGDKVARYKFVDLEPGRYELSAWWVNSTNRAKDTPYTVYHDGVAQPSVAMDQSLNGSKFNVVGTYDLRANDSLVVTNLASATPGQATTYVTIDAIRLQKIGTLASSSKDAVLASQVVAYPVPTHGKLYLEVPEALRKNGNVRVMTLVGNTILRKQNLTGKTVELDLTKVPAGVYLVVLESPEGKVVKRIVKQ, from the coding sequence ATGACAAGAAAATTACGCTCTGTGAAAAGCCTTCTGGGTATGGGAGCGCTCCTGCTGTTTACGCAGCCGGGATTCGCGCAAATGACCTGGACCAAACCGGCCACCCTCAACTCGGGCTTGCCTGCCTCTGTGGAAGTCTTCCTCTCCACCACGCCTATTGCGGCTGGGGTGCCTACCAAGGCGTACTATACTCTGGCAGATTTAAAGGATCCCAATCTTGAGCTGAAGGCGGCCTACGGCGGGGGAACTTCCTCCAAGACTACAACCCAGTTCTTTACTGAGGAGCAACGGGAGCCGGCTTATGTGGCCGTCAATGGCGGGTTCTTTGGTGGGAATGTCTCTTACAGCTATCTGGCCCAGAGTTCGGCGGTGCTGGCCCCCAATATCAAGACCCTGAACCGCGATTTAAATGGCACCTCTACGCCTTACTATCCTACCCGCGGCGCCTTTGGGATCTTAGCGAATAACACGCCAGATGTAGCCTGGATCTACAGCATAGATGCCTCTAATACCACCTATAGCTATTCGGTACCAAGTCCTAACCGCTTAGGTGAGGCCCCGCAACCAGTACCTACCGCCACGTTTCCGGCCGGGGGTGCTCTCTGGCGACCTTCGGTGGGCATAGGCGGCTCTCCGGTATTGGTGCAGAACGGGGCTAAAATGATCACAGACGCAGAGGAACTCATTGTGATAGATAACAACTCCCGCCGGGCCCGCACGGCTATTGGCTATACCGCAGACAAAAAGATGATCCTACTGGTAGTGGAAGGCGGTAACCCAGGGGTTTCTGATGGCGCTACCCTAAGTGAGGTAGCCGATATCATGGTAAGCCTGGGCGCCGTAGAGGCCCTGAACTTAGATGGCGGCGGCTCTTCCACCATGGTGGTGAAAGGCGCCACCACCATACGGCCTTCTGATGCCGGCGTGGAGCGGGCCATGCCTTCTTCGCTTGTTCTAAAACAACGGGCCCCGGAGCCTAAGATCTATGACACGGAAATGACGGAGGCCTTTGCAACCCGCAACGGAAGCTGGGGCGAAACCGGGAACGCCGGCTATTACGGTACTTCTAAGGCCAGAATCATGGCCATTGGCACTGGAGACAAGGTGGCCCGCTATAAATTCGTGGATCTGGAGCCTGGGCGCTACGAGCTGAGTGCCTGGTGGGTCAACTCCACTAACCGGGCCAAGGACACGCCTTACACGGTGTACCATGATGGGGTAGCCCAGCCGTCCGTGGCCATGGACCAATCCCTTAACGGCTCTAAATTCAATGTGGTGGGTACGTATGACCTAAGGGCCAATGACTCCCTGGTAGTGACCAACCTGGCCAGTGCCACTCCCGGCCAAGCTACCACCTATGTGACCATAGATGCCATCAGGCTGCAGAAAATTGGAACGCTGGCCTCTTCCTCCAAAGACGCCGTGCTGGCCAGCCAGGTAGTGGCGTACCCAGTGCCCACGCATGGCAAACTGTATTTGGAGGTTCCGGAGGCCCTTCGGAAAAACGGGAATGTACGTGTGATGACCCTAGTAGGAAACACCATTCTGCGTAAGCAAAACCTGACAGGCAAGACAGTGGAACTGGACCTGACCAAGGTGCCGGCCGGCGTGTATCTGGTGGTGCTGGAATCTCCGGAAGGCAAGGTGGTGAAGCGCATTGTGAAGCAGTAG